From the genome of Symphalangus syndactylus isolate Jambi chromosome 13, NHGRI_mSymSyn1-v2.1_pri, whole genome shotgun sequence:
CAGCAATCTATGCACTGCCCccccatattttaaaaacatttaaccaGAATTCCAGACCTCATCACTCTCTAAGTAATTTAAGGTGACTAAGGTGATGCACATTGTGGCACCATGCCAGCTAATAGCAGGAGTCTTCTGTAATGCACACTTTCAGCAACTTAACTCTGGAAAGGCCCCAGGCAGGTCAGAAAGTGCAACATCATTCACAAAAATTTCCCATATATCTGACAATTACAACAAATCTCCCTTGCGTGGATGTTTGGATGTGAGACTCAATTTCAGGCTGAGATCTCCCTCAACAAGCTAACACAGGGTTGTCCAAGGGAAAGAATATAGTCATGGGTTCTTAGTTTGTTTCCAGCTGGGCCAGTAAAGCCCCTTTCTCATCTCATTCCTCTTGTCCACCTACCACTAGAGACATAAACaaaaccatggcttcaggctaaaagcctaaaacaaaacaaagcaacaaaaaaatAGGGTGGGTAGGACAAGCTTGATAGAGCTTTGCTATTTTTGACCTGTtgacaaaggaaaaaagtatattGCCTGCATTCCTAAGGACTTTCTCCAGGATGAACTTACTCTTGCTCAGTGAAGTTAGGTTGAAGACTTTCTAACATTTGCTGCATTCATAATATTCTGTTGGTTGTATAGTAGTAACATATAAAGGTGTTTTTCTGATGTCAGGACATGTCGCAATGATAATCATAAAATGTAGACCACTTTGCTACTTACAGCTTGAAACCTAAGGACGTAGGCAGGGCTGCAACAGTTATGAGGGAACCCAAGATAACAGCAAGCTGGAGCTGTAGGGGGCAGCTTGTGTGTGCCATGTAAATTGGGGTTAGCTAGGTTTTTAGGGATCCCTGTGCATTGACCAATGTGGATAATTTTACAAGCTCCTGGGCACAGAAGCTGTCCCTAGATATCTGATTCCTGATCCTGGGTTGATTGGGTCTTACATATTGTGGCCCAGAGTTTGAGAGCCTGATAAGGAAAGTAGTTGGGAGTGTGGACTTAATCAGCTGCTCCAAAATTGGAACTGACAAGCCTCTACCAAGGGCCTTAATGCTAGGCAAAAACATTATTCttttgatgttaaaaaaaaaaaactggatatccacacgcAAAAGAATTAAGTTGCTAAAATGAACTCAAATGCATCAAAGATTTATAAAACAGATATATTAGACTCCCTTTAAATTCAAAATTCCTATGTAAAAAAGGACATAATGGACAGAGTGAAAAGTAAAAAGACtcaatgggagaaagtatttgaaaaCCACATATCTGAGCAGGAATATCTAGAATATGAGGGGTCTTCAAAAGTTtcatgaaaaatgagaaaaaaatgtgtattatgaaaaaatcggccaggggtggtggcttaagcctgtaatcacagtactttgggaagcccaggcaggtggatcacctgaggtcaggagttcgagaccagcctggccaacagagcaaaaacccatctctactaaaaatacaaaaattagctgggtgtgatcgtgggcacctgtaatcccagctactcgagaggctgaggcaggagaattgctggaacccaagaggcagtggttgcaatgagccgagatcatgccactgcactccaacctagcgagagactgtcaaaaaaaaaaaagaaaaaattatgtatgGATTTCAATTTTTTACACCAAAGTAAACTTGTAATAACTTGTTATAACAAGTatgaacaggatctagtttgaggcactaagaatgGCATCAGTTTGAAAACATCTTCTATCAGAGGAATGTGAATTCAGCTAAAGttgaagaaagaacaaatatCAAATATATGGTAGAGCTTGGCTCTAAAAATGGTAaaaccggctgggcgcggtggcttgcgcctgtactcccagcactttgggaggccgagtttgggcggatcacaaggtcaggagttcaagaccattctgaccgacatggtgaagccccatcactactaaaaatacacaaattagccgggtatggtggctcatgcctgtaatcccagctacacaggaggctgaggcagaagaatcgctcgaacccaggagatggaggttgcagtgatctgagatcacaccactgcactccagcttagacgacagagtgagactccgtctcaaaaaaaagaaaaagttaagttTATGGGCACAATGCCCCAGAGAAATCAGAGTTTACAAATTGataacctgttttctttttttttagatggagtccctCTCtctcgcccatgctggagtgcagtggcacgatctccactcactgcgagctctgcctcccgggttcacgccattctactgcctcagcctccggagtagctggaagtacaggtgcccaccaccacacccggctgattttttgtatttttagtagagacggggtttcactgtgttagccaggatggtctcgatctcctgacctcgtgatctgcccgccttggcctcccaaagtgctgggattacaggcgtgagccaccgcgcccggcctgataacGTCTTAAGAAGAGATGAGATGATGTTGACCACGCAGCCCACAATTGCAAACCATTAATATCAATTTGCGAGGAAGAAATTCATCTTGCTCATGACCTAATTGAAGAAGACTGATGATTAACAGCGGAAACAGTAACTGACACCACAGACATCTGAATTGGTTCAGCgtacacaattctgactgaaaaattaaagttgtgcAAACTTTCCACTCAATGGGTGCCAAAACCACTGAatccagatcagctgcagacaagagcagaacCTTCAATGTAAATGTTAAACAAGTAGGATCAAGATGCTGAAGCATTTCTCTGaagaattgtacacttgaaacatggccttattattgttatttgagatggagtttcactcttattgcccaggctggactgcaatggcgtgatctgggctcactgccacctccgcctcctgggtttaagcaattctcctgcctcagcctcccgagtagctgggattacaggcatgcttcaccacgcccggctaatttttgtattttttagtagagagcggggtttctccatgttggtcaggctggtctcaaactcctgagctcaggtgacccgcccgactcggcctcccaaagtgctgggattacagacgtgagccaccgcgcctgcaatgagagtgttttgagaaagttagctaaagctttagcagaaaactCCTGGGAAAGCTTCACCAGGAGTCCTTTACTACAAcgctcctgctcattcctctcatcaaataACTGCAACTTTATGAGAATTCTGATAATCCTGATAATCCTAAGGCATCCaccttacagtcctgatttggctccttctgacttcgtttcctactttaaaaaaatctttaaagggcacccatttttctttagttaataTCAAAAAAGACTGCATACACAAGGTTAAATTCCCAGGAACCTCACTTGtttagggatggactaaatgCCTGGTATCATCACTTATAAAATtgtcttgaacttgatggagCTTCTGTTGAGAaataaaacttgttttctttttgtatcctTTACTTTCATGTTTCTACAACTTTCTGAAGTCCCCACATATACTAAAAAACTCCTACATCTCAAAACCAAATaaccctaaagaaaaaaaaaaaaaactcaacccaGTAAAgctactactaaaaaaaaattaataaagttaaattaaaaaatgatgcaGCTGCTATAAAAAAGAgtcctcaaaaattttaaaatagaattaacatAGGATGAAAACATTGtgaggcagaaatttaaaatattaaaaatattttttaaatgaacataggGGGCcgggtgagtggatcatgaggtcgagattgagaccatccttgccaacatggtgaaaccccgtctcaactaaacatacaaaaattatctgggcgtggtggtgcatgcttgtagtcccagctacttgggaggctgaggcaggagaactgcttgaacccgggaggcagaggttgcagtgggctgagatcaggccactgtactccagcctggtgacagagcgagactcctgtctcaaaaaacaaacaaacaaacaaaaaaaaccaaaaaacataggAAGCACCAATTCTACTTCTGAGTAAATCCTCAAAAGGAATGTAAAGCACAGCCTCAAACAAACATTTGTACATTCACACTGATCTGCTATTAACAACAGCtgagtggaaacaacccaaatgtccactaaTGAAAGGAAAAGTGGCATATACAAATATAATCATGCACCACACTTTTCAGTCAACAACCGGCCACATGCATGACAGTGGTTCCATAAAATtacaatgaagctgaaaaatgctTATTGCCTAATGACATGATAGCAGTGGTAAGGCAATATATTAATCACATGTTCATGGTGATactggtataaacaaacctatTGTGCTGCTAGTCATATAGAAGTATAACATATACAATAATGTACAGtagataaaaattaataaacgAGTTACTAGCTTATGTTCTTAGTATACTACACTTTTTATCATTAGGTGTTCTTCAACAGTCGAGTATATATGGAGTTGTGTGTATGTCTATAAATATACaggtgtatatacacacaaacacaaactgtAACACAGCTTCGGGcgggtccttcaggaggtattccagaaaaaGACATTGTTATTttagatgacagctccatgtgtgttactgTCCCAGAAGACCTGGAACAGGATGTGAACGTGGAAGACAATGACATTATCCTGATCCTGTGCCGGCCTAGACGAATGTGTgtatcttagtttttaacaaaaaaaatttaagaagttaggatatgaaaaatatttttgtacagctgtacaatgttttAAGCAAAACATTATTACAAAATagtcaaaaagttttttaaaatacaagcttataaagtaaaaaatggtcagctaatatattaaagaaaaaatttctataaatataattttgtccagccgggcacggtggctcatgcctgtaatcccagcactttgggaggccaaagcgagtggctcacttgaggtcgggagtttgagaccagcctggccaacatggtaagaccccgttctctactaaaaacacaaaaattagcggggcatggtggtgcatgcctgtaatccgagatacttgggaagctgaggcagaattgcttgaaccaggaggtggaggttgcaggaagccaagattacatcactgcactccagtctgggcaacagagcaagattctttctcaaaaataataaaaataaaaatgtgttgtcTAAGCATACAATGTCTATAAAGTCTACAGCACAGTAACaacctaggccttcacattcacttaccACTCATTGACTCACCTAGAGCAACTTGCAGTActgtaagctccattcatggtaagttcTCTGTGAgtctatcattttttcttttatactgtatttttactgtaccttttctgtttagATATACTTAAAAACAATTACTTACCATGTGTTCCAAcagcctacagtattcagtacagtaatatgctaTACAAGTTTGTAGCAAGGTGCTATAGGatataccatacagcctaggcaTTCACACAACCCCCCCAccgccaaaaaaagaaagaaaatcacctaATAGCACTTTTCTCAGGACACTtccccattgttaagcaacacatgactgtaacAGAattttattcagcctttaaaaaggatgGAAATTCTAATGGATTAGAACATGAAACCTTAAAAATATAAcgttaagcaaaataagccacaAAATAAACCACAAGAAGACCAAAACTTAAGTTTTCTCATATAAGGTACCTGGACTAGTAAAATTCATACAGAGTGGTGCTTGTCAAGAGGCTGGAGTGAGGAATAAGGTTTTAAAAGGTATAGACTTGGTTTCATAAGTTGAAAAGACTTCTAGATAGTCGTTGCACAATGTGAATGACTTAACAGTACTGAACTATATACACTTTAACATGGTTAAGATGTTAGATTTTATGTTATCTGTATTCTAcaagaatactttttttaaaacgtAGGTCCCAATGCTAAATCAGAGTAGATTTCTGTGTGAAGTCTTTCCCCATCTGCTTTATATATACATTCTTTATCTGGTATGAACTTTCTGGTGCTGAATGAGATGAGAATTTTGGTTAAAGACTCTCCCACATTCACTGCACTGATAAGgtctctctccagtgtgaattctccgATGTTTAATGAGGCTGGAGTTGTATCTAAAGactttcccacattcactgcactcataaggcttttctccagtatgaactctctgatgactaatgagtGTGGAGCTGTCCATAAAAAATTTCCCACATTTGCTGCATTTGTAAGTTCTTTCCCTAGTGTGAACTTTTTGGTGCCGAATGAGGTGGGAATTTTGGCTAAAAACTCTCCCACACTCAGTGCACTCAAAAGACCTTTCTCCAAAGTGATTTCTCCGATGTCTAATATGATTTGAGTTGTGCCTAAAGAATTTCCCACATTCACTACACTCATAAGGCCTTTCaccagtgtgaattctctgatgtgtATCAAGTGTGGAGCGACATCTAAAGGATTTTCCACAAATGCTGCATTCAAAAGGtctttctccagtgtgaactctCTGATGACTCTTCAGTGTACAGCTGTCCACAAAGAATTTGCCACATTCACTGCATTCATAAGGCCTCTCTCCAGAGTGAACTCTCTGATGTCTATTCAGTGTGAAGCAATACCTAAAGAATTTCCCACATTTGCTGCATTCATAAggcttttctccagtgtgaactctCTGATGAATAATGAGTGTGGAAGTGTCCATAAAGAACTTCCCACATGCACTACACTCATAAggcttttctccagtgtgaacttTCTGATGTCTAATGAGTGTGGAACGGTATCTAAAGAATTTCCCACATTCGTTGCATTCAtaaggtttttctccagtatgaactcTCTGGTGAATAATGAGTGTGCAGCTGTCCATAAAGAATTTCCCACATTCACAGCAATAAAAAggcctttctccagtgtgaactTTCTGATGTCTAATGAGTGCTGAACTGTACATAAAGTATTTCCCACATTCATTGCATCCATAAGGCCgttctccagtatgaattttctggTGACCAACAAGGTGAGCCTGTGTAAGgaaggccttcccacattcaCTACACACATAAGGCCTTGGCCTGGTGTGAATCCTCTGGTGCTGAAGTAGGTGAGACTTTCTAAGgaaagctttcccacattcactgcactcgtaaggcctttctccagtgtgaattttCTGGTGTTGAACAACATTATATTTGAGGctgaaggcttttccacattcacTACACTTATAAGGCCTTTCTCCAGTATGATTTCGCTGATGTTTAATAAGGTCGGAGTTGTACCTAAACAATTTGCCACATTCACTGCACTCATAAGGCCTTTCCTCTATGTGGATTTTCTGGTGCTCAAACAGTGTATGTTGGTGGCAAAAGTCTTTCCCACATTGGCTGCAGCTGTAATCCTTCTGTCCACTTTGAAAGGCCTCCACACCATGAGTGTTCCTGTGTGGCTTCCACCCACTGTGAAGAGCCTGTTGTTGAAGATCTGAATCACCAGTAAAATCCTTGCCACCCTGCATGCATGTGAGGTTCCTCTTTGCCAGGTGAACACTGTCATTCACAAACGAAGGCCTCCCTTCATCACTTCTGGTGAGCTTCTCTCTAAGATGCTCCTTTTGGTGCAGGTAAAGCTCGGCTATACACTTGGGGTGTGTTCCATCATGCTCAGCCAGGTGTAGAATGTCCTTCAGAAGTGAGCTACATGTCTCACAGGACTGGGCCTTCTGGGTGGACAAAGCTGGCTTTAGAGTTGTGACCTGTGACACTCCTACAGAAACACATTGCTTGGAAGGTGCCTCCTCATCCTTGGCTCCATGCCAACAACCTAAAACAGAAATGCTCATGAAGTGCATGTTGACTTTGGAGGGAAAAGGCAGCCCCATAACAAATGTCTGTCAGACCAACTCACAAATAAGCACGGGATTGGTGACAGGCATAGGACACTAAAGCCAGTGAGAGGAAAGCCTACTGGGCAGAACCGGGCCTGACAGAAACCCATAACGAAAGAGTCCTGATGATGGGGAACAACATAGGGAGTGGTACAGTGCAGAGCATAGAAGTGGAGTCCCCAAGTTACTCCTCAGTAAATGGCTTTCAACAGGCCATAGCTGCTGGTGAACAATGTGTAGAAGACTGTGTCCAGACCTAGAGAGATCTGATGTGACAGTAGAGCTGGTGTTCAGGGACTGCTGAAGTATATACATCCAGACCTCCCAACACCTTAAGTACAGGTCATATGTTGAGGGCACTACAAAGGGAACAGTAAAAGAGAACaggtagctgggtgtggtggctcacacctataatcccagaactttgggaggccaaggcaggcggagcagctgaggttgggggttcgagaccagcctgaccaacatggagaaacaccgtctctactaaaaatacaaaattagccaggtgtggtggcgcatgcctgtaatctcagctatttgggatgctgaggcaggagaatcgcttgagcccgggaggcggaggttgcactgagtcaagatcgcgtgcaccactgcactccagcctgggcaacaagagcaaaactccatctcaaaaaaaaaaggaacaggtgAGAGGTGGAGGCCAGAGAGGTAGGGTCAGAGGTGGGAGCCAGGAGATGAAAGTCAAAAGAGAAATCACAatagggaagaaaagagagacatgTGGTGTGGCCACTGGCAGGGGCATCAAACTGGATTGATTCCCAGTGTGATGTGAACCCAGCCCTGTCATCACATCCCTTCCGAGCTCCCACCCACCAGGGCCAAGTCCTTTTGAGCATCTCTTGCCTTCAATGGAGTAATGTCCACTCTGTCAGGCACCCAGGGACCTCTACCTTGCTCAAGGTGAGCAACTATCTAGGTGTGGCGTTAGCCAAGCTAGGGGAAAGGCAGGGAAAGGGAGGGTGTCGACAGCATGTACAGAGCAATAAACCCAGGACATGCTGCATTCTTGTTACCAGAACTTCTAGTGGAAAGTCCTGCAGAAATAAGCCCACAGTCCTCACAAGCAGTGACAAGGTAGGTCCCTGAAATTCCTGACACAGGGTATCCCTATGTCAGCAAGAAGAATGGAGAAAGCCTTGCACAGAGAAAAGTGTCATGCATTTGGACACAGTAAACTAACCAGAGAGAGGCAAGGTCATTAGGATATTCTTGAGAAATCTGAGGACTTCTGACTTTTGAGCCTTATCTTATAAGGCTTCAGAGTGACAAGAGCTAAGCTT
Proteins encoded in this window:
- the ZNF17 gene encoding zinc finger protein 17 isoform X2 is translated as MNLTEDYMVFEDVAIHFSQEEWGILNDVQRHLHSDVMLENFALLSSVGCWHGAKDEEAPSKQCVSVGVSQVTTLKPALSTQKAQSCETCSSLLKDILHLAEHDGTHPKCIAELYLHQKEHLREKLTRSDEGRPSFVNDSVHLAKRNLTCMQGGKDFTGDSDLQQQALHSGWKPHRNTHGVEAFQSGQKDYSCSQCGKDFCHQHTLFEHQKIHIEERPYECSECGKLFRYNSDLIKHQRNHTGERPYKCSECGKAFSLKYNVVQHQKIHTGERPYECSECGKAFLRKSHLLQHQRIHTRPRPYVCSECGKAFLTQAHLVGHQKIHTGERPYGCNECGKYFMYSSALIRHQKVHTGERPFYCCECGKFFMDSCTLIIHQRVHTGEKPYECNECGKFFRYRSTLIRHQKVHTGEKPYECSACGKFFMDTSTLIIHQRVHTGEKPYECSKCGKFFRYCFTLNRHQRVHSGERPYECSECGKFFVDSCTLKSHQRVHTGERPFECSICGKSFRCRSTLDTHQRIHTGERPYECSECGKFFRHNSNHIRHRRNHFGERSFECTECGRVFSQNSHLIRHQKVHTRERTYKCSKCGKFFMDSSTLISHQRVHTGEKPYECSECGKVFRYNSSLIKHRRIHTGERPYQCSECGRVFNQNSHLIQHQKVHTR
- the ZNF17 gene encoding zinc finger protein 17 isoform X1: MLMDAGQDYMVFEDVAIHFSQEEWGILNDVQRHLHSDVMLENFALLSSVGCWHGAKDEEAPSKQCVSVGVSQVTTLKPALSTQKAQSCETCSSLLKDILHLAEHDGTHPKCIAELYLHQKEHLREKLTRSDEGRPSFVNDSVHLAKRNLTCMQGGKDFTGDSDLQQQALHSGWKPHRNTHGVEAFQSGQKDYSCSQCGKDFCHQHTLFEHQKIHIEERPYECSECGKLFRYNSDLIKHQRNHTGERPYKCSECGKAFSLKYNVVQHQKIHTGERPYECSECGKAFLRKSHLLQHQRIHTRPRPYVCSECGKAFLTQAHLVGHQKIHTGERPYGCNECGKYFMYSSALIRHQKVHTGERPFYCCECGKFFMDSCTLIIHQRVHTGEKPYECNECGKFFRYRSTLIRHQKVHTGEKPYECSACGKFFMDTSTLIIHQRVHTGEKPYECSKCGKFFRYCFTLNRHQRVHSGERPYECSECGKFFVDSCTLKSHQRVHTGERPFECSICGKSFRCRSTLDTHQRIHTGERPYECSECGKFFRHNSNHIRHRRNHFGERSFECTECGRVFSQNSHLIRHQKVHTRERTYKCSKCGKFFMDSSTLISHQRVHTGEKPYECSECGKVFRYNSSLIKHRRIHTGERPYQCSECGRVFNQNSHLIQHQKVHTR